CGGCTGGACCCTGCCCGGCGTCTTCACGCTCGGCGGATCGCAGGTGGCGCTGAAGTTCCAGGGCTGCGCCGTCGGCCGGCGGGTGGCCTTCCTCGGCACCGGGCCGCTGCTCTATCTGGTCGCCTACCAGTATCTGAAGGCCGGGGTCGAGGTGGCGGGGGTGTTCGACACCACGCCCTTCATTGCCCAGGCCCGCGCCACCGCCGGCATGCTGCGGGATCCGGCGACTCTGGCGAAGGGGCTGCTGTTCGTCGGCTGGCTGCGCGCCCATGGTGTGCCGATCCACAATGGCGTCCGCCCGGTGCGTGCCGAAGGAGCGGAACGGGTCGAGGCGCTGGTCTGGCGCGATGCGCGCGGGCAGGAGCGGCGCACGGTCTGCGACTCTATCGCTTTCGGGCTGGGCTTGCGGTCGGAAACCCAACTCGCCGATCTCGCCGGCTGCCGTTTCCGCTTCGACGAGGCCGACCGGGCGTGGCTGCCGGAGCGGGACGGGGCAGGACGCAGCTCGGTTGCCGGCGTCTATCTGGCCGGTGACGGCAGCGGCATTGCCGGTGCCGATGCGGCGGAACTGGCGGGGGAGCGCGCGGCGCTGACCCTGCTGGAGGATCGCGGGCTGCCGGTGGACGGAAAGCGGATGAATGAGCTGGACGGTCGGCTCGCCCGCATCGCCGCCTTCCGCCGGGCCCTGAACGCGGCCTTCCCCTTCCCAACGGACTGGGCCGACGCGATTGCCGACGACACCATGATCTGCCGCTGCGAGGGCATCACCGCCGGTGCGGTGCGCGAGGTCGCCCGCAGCGGACAGGCCCGCGAGATGAACCGCGCCAAGGCATTGACCCGCGCCGGCATGGGCCGCTGCCAGGGCCGCATGTGCAGCGCCACCACGGCGGAACTGCTGTCCCGTACGCTCGGCACCGGCCCGGATGGGGTGGGGCGCCTGCGGGCGCAGCCGCCAATCAAACCCCTCCCCATCGCGACGATTATCCCCTCTCCCCCCCGGGGAGAGGGTGAGGGGGATGCATTGCGAGGATCTGGTCGGTCGGACGCACCGTTCCAACCTGCCATAAGCGCTCTGCCGCGCGTCCCCCTCACCCAACCCTCTCCCCGGGGGGGAGAGGGCTCCAGCGGCAGGGAGGT
The sequence above is a segment of the Azospirillum sp. TSH100 genome. Coding sequences within it:
- a CDS encoding NAD(P)/FAD-dependent oxidoreductase, with the translated sequence MDVVSEPLPPVIVGAGPAGIRAAERLVAAGLRPVVVDEAARWGGQIYRQPPDGGFVRPKTALYGFEAGKADAVHRAMAAIRDRVDYRPRTLVWNCEAGALDLLSDGASETLPFSHLILATGATDRVLPFPGWTLPGVFTLGGSQVALKFQGCAVGRRVAFLGTGPLLYLVAYQYLKAGVEVAGVFDTTPFIAQARATAGMLRDPATLAKGLLFVGWLRAHGVPIHNGVRPVRAEGAERVEALVWRDARGQERRTVCDSIAFGLGLRSETQLADLAGCRFRFDEADRAWLPERDGAGRSSVAGVYLAGDGSGIAGADAAELAGERAALTLLEDRGLPVDGKRMNELDGRLARIAAFRRALNAAFPFPTDWADAIADDTMICRCEGITAGAVREVARSGQAREMNRAKALTRAGMGRCQGRMCSATTAELLSRTLGTGPDGVGRLRAQPPIKPLPIATIIPSPPRGEGEGDALRGSGRSDAPFQPAISALPRVPLTQPSPRGGEGSSGREVA